acacaaacaccacaaaggctcttttaagagccaccaaaTCTGCACTCGAATGAGCCTAAATCCTTCCCCCTCCATGTAGCCCTTTTACACCTGTGTGAATATAATCCTAAACACAGGAACTGCCATGAGTGCTTTCAGTTACTCGGACGGAAGCAATAGCTGACTTGgagctatttagtgaataaccgtctAAGGGAAGAATAGCAAGCACGGAATTCAAATGTAAAATTTGCAGTTTAGAATCTTAAAATTCTATTAAATAACCCCCTGCCGTCTCTTCCAACTAGATTGCACAGTATTTCtcattgtttatatttattcagTGGTTGAAACCAGCCTGAaacggattatatatatatataaataaaatctattttttttaatggtgcaGAGTCAGTGGTAAGATCATTCAGCTCAGTTAGGAAATagtgggtggctcttaaaagagcctttgggtatGAAGAATCTGTGTTTGATGATTTACTTGCTCTTTGACTTGTGGCTCTCGGTTttcttgggcagcagcacagcCTGGATGTTGGGCAGGACACCTCCCTGTGcgatagtcactcctcccagcagtttGTTGAGCTCTTCGTCGTTACGGACAGCAAGCTGGAGATGGCGGGGAATGATGCGGGTTTTCTTGTTATCTCTGGCGGCATTGCCTGCCAGCTCCAGGATCTCAGCGGTCAGgtactccagcactgcagccagatagaCGGGGGCACCGGCTCCCACCCGCTCTGCATAATTCCCCTTCCTCAGCAGACGATGGACTCTGCcgactgggaactgaaggccagcTCGGGATGAGCGAGTTTTCGCCTTTGCACGGGTCTTTCCTCCTTGCTTTCCTCGGCCTGACATGTTGGTTGTAGAATGTCGCTGTTAATGATGACTCCTCCCACCCTAACACGGGCTATTTATAGACACACTCtgctctgtgattggatggctttacaAGCAGCCAATTAGACACTCGCTGTACAGGGAACCAATCAATTGCTGAAACTATGACATCGTTATGTCACCTGTCTGTGTTGACCAATCCCATCACGGGAAGTGGAAGGGCTTGATTTGCATGGCATGCCTATAAATAGAGCCGACGGAGCGCGCAGACTGTCATTGTATATCCAGCAAACAGGGTAGATCATGCCTGATCCAGCCAAGTCTGCACCAGCCGCCAAGAAAGGCTCTAAGAAAGCCGTGACCAAGACTCAGAAGAAAGATGGCAAGAAGCGTAGGAAGACCAGGAAGGAGAGCTATGCCatctacgtgtacaaggtgctgaaGCAGGTCCACCCCGACACCGGTATCTCCTCCAAGGCCATGGGGATCATGAACTCCTTTGTTAATGATATCT
This Pelobates fuscus isolate aPelFus1 chromosome 3, aPelFus1.pri, whole genome shotgun sequence DNA region includes the following protein-coding sequences:
- the LOC134603341 gene encoding histone H2A type 2-C; the protein is MSGRGKQGGKTRAKAKTRSSRAGLQFPVGRVHRLLRKGNYAERVGAGAPVYLAAVLEYLTAEILELAGNAARDNKKTRIIPRHLQLAVRNDEELNKLLGGVTIAQGGVLPNIQAVLLPKKTESHKSKSK
- the LOC134603340 gene encoding histone H2B-like; translated protein: MPDPAKSAPAAKKGSKKAVTKTQKKDGKKRRKTRKESYAIYVYKVLKQVHPDTGISSKAMGIMNSFVNDIFERIAGEASRLAHYNKRSTITSREIQTAVRLLLPGELAKHAVSEGTKAVTKYTSAK